In Microbacterium galbinum, a single window of DNA contains:
- a CDS encoding VOC family protein: MPGLHHVEVWVADPESARRDWGWLLPRLGFSLQQEWPEGQTWAADSGPYLTITTPPGVDDRGHDRRRPGVNHLAFQGGTATAVDAIMSLASENGWRPLYHERYPHAGGPDHYAGWLENAAGFKVEIVAEGA; the protein is encoded by the coding sequence ATGCCCGGTCTCCACCACGTCGAAGTATGGGTCGCCGACCCCGAATCCGCTCGCCGCGACTGGGGATGGCTCCTCCCGCGGCTGGGTTTCTCACTGCAGCAGGAATGGCCGGAGGGTCAGACCTGGGCTGCCGACAGCGGGCCGTACCTCACGATCACGACCCCACCGGGCGTCGACGATCGAGGCCATGACCGCCGTCGCCCGGGCGTCAACCACCTCGCCTTCCAGGGAGGCACCGCAACGGCCGTCGACGCGATCATGTCGCTCGCCTCAGAGAACGGCTGGCGCCCGCTGTACCACGAGCGCTACCCCCACGCGGGCGGCCCCGACCACTACGCCGGATGGCTGGAGAATGCCGCAGGCTTCAAGGTCGAGATCGTCGCGGAAGGAGCCTGA
- a CDS encoding GntR family transcriptional regulator, which produces MTTTAASKSEVAYEWIRSRITGHMFSPGYRLVLGSIADDLKMSVVPVREAIRRLEAEGLVTFERNVGARVTLVDESEYAHTMQTLGIVEGSATALSAPLLDDDALDEAARINDRMARMLDHLDAHAFTELNRQFHSVLFEPCPNPHLLDLVHRGWSRLSGIRDSTFASIPGRAQHSVEEHTEILDLIRAGADPLEIELAARNHRWRTMDAFLDALHTRTAPTTGDQS; this is translated from the coding sequence ATGACGACCACCGCCGCCAGCAAGTCCGAGGTCGCGTACGAGTGGATCCGCTCGCGCATCACCGGGCACATGTTCAGTCCCGGCTACCGCCTGGTGCTCGGCTCGATCGCCGACGACCTGAAGATGAGCGTCGTGCCCGTGCGCGAAGCCATCCGCCGCCTCGAGGCCGAGGGACTCGTCACCTTCGAGCGCAACGTCGGCGCCCGGGTCACGCTCGTCGACGAGAGCGAGTACGCCCACACGATGCAGACGCTGGGCATCGTCGAGGGGTCGGCGACCGCGCTCTCCGCCCCGCTGCTCGATGACGACGCCCTCGACGAGGCGGCCCGAATCAACGACCGCATGGCCCGGATGCTCGACCACCTCGACGCCCACGCCTTCACCGAGCTCAACCGGCAGTTCCACTCCGTGCTGTTCGAGCCGTGCCCGAACCCGCATCTGCTCGACCTCGTGCACCGCGGGTGGTCGCGGCTCTCCGGCATCCGCGATTCGACCTTCGCGTCGATCCCGGGCCGCGCCCAGCACTCCGTCGAGGAGCACACCGAGATCCTCGACCTCATCCGAGCGGGCGCCGATCCGCTCGAGATCGAACTCGCCGCCCGCAACCACCGCTGGCGCACGATGGACGCGTTCCTCGACGCACTGCACACCCGCACCGCCCCGACGACCGGAGACCAGTCATGA
- a CDS encoding fumarylacetoacetate hydrolase family protein: protein MTDTIARPGKIIAIHLSYASRADQRGRRPAAPSYFFKPSSSVGVSGGTVERPAGTELLAFEGEIALVIGTPARRVALADAWTHVAWVTASNDLGLYDLRANDKGSNVRSKGGDGYTPLGPHLIDARTVDPTALRVRAWVNGELRQDDTTAGLIFPLAQLVADLSQHFTLEPGDVILTGTPAGSSVIVPGDVVEIEVDAPDASGSPTSGRLVTTVTQGHVAFDETVGSLPAVDDLQRTEAWGSAEAAGLVAVPSSRRDALRSGTEEGRNPVPERAKRDEGPTLSPALRAKLLEAPTAGLSAQLRKRGHHSCFIDGVTANIPGSKIVGTAKTLRFVPFREDLFASHGGGYNAQKRAFDAVEEGEVIVIEARGDASTGTLGDILALRARTRGAAGVVTDGGVRDFDQVAEIGLPVFSQGAHPSVLGRRHVPWEVDVTIACGGASVQPGDIVVGDGDGVIVIPPALAEEIADAAIAQEHEDAWIATQVEAGHPVDGLFPLNAEWRARYEAETAPQNETAPHTETGTNA from the coding sequence GTGACGGATACCATCGCCCGCCCCGGCAAGATCATCGCGATCCATCTGAGCTACGCCTCCCGGGCCGACCAGCGCGGGCGTCGCCCCGCCGCCCCCTCGTACTTCTTCAAGCCGTCCAGTTCCGTCGGGGTCTCGGGCGGCACGGTCGAGCGTCCCGCGGGCACCGAGTTGCTCGCGTTCGAGGGCGAGATCGCGCTCGTCATCGGCACCCCCGCCCGGCGGGTGGCGCTGGCGGATGCCTGGACGCACGTCGCGTGGGTCACGGCGTCGAACGACCTCGGCCTCTACGACCTGCGAGCGAACGACAAGGGATCGAACGTGCGCTCGAAGGGCGGCGACGGCTACACACCCCTCGGACCGCACCTCATCGACGCCCGCACGGTCGACCCGACGGCGCTGCGCGTGCGCGCCTGGGTCAACGGCGAACTCCGCCAGGACGACACGACGGCCGGGCTGATCTTCCCGCTCGCGCAGCTCGTCGCCGACCTGTCGCAGCACTTCACGCTCGAGCCCGGCGACGTGATCCTCACCGGCACTCCGGCCGGGTCATCCGTCATCGTCCCCGGCGACGTGGTCGAGATCGAGGTGGATGCTCCCGACGCTTCGGGCTCGCCCACCTCGGGCCGGCTCGTCACGACCGTCACGCAGGGCCACGTCGCCTTCGACGAGACGGTCGGGTCGCTCCCCGCGGTCGACGACTTGCAGCGCACCGAGGCCTGGGGCTCCGCCGAGGCCGCCGGTCTCGTGGCGGTCCCTTCGTCTCGTCGCGATGCTCTTCGCTCAGGAACCGAGGAGGGAAGGAACCCGGTTCCTGAGCGAGCGAAGCGAGACGAAGGGCCCACACTCTCCCCCGCCCTCCGCGCGAAGCTCCTCGAGGCCCCGACCGCCGGGCTCTCGGCCCAGCTGCGCAAGCGCGGCCACCACTCGTGCTTCATCGACGGCGTCACCGCGAACATCCCGGGCTCGAAGATCGTCGGCACCGCGAAGACGCTGCGCTTCGTCCCCTTCCGCGAAGACCTCTTCGCGAGCCACGGCGGCGGCTACAACGCCCAGAAGCGCGCGTTCGACGCCGTCGAGGAGGGCGAGGTCATCGTGATCGAGGCGCGCGGCGATGCATCCACCGGCACGCTCGGCGACATCCTCGCCCTGCGCGCCCGCACCAGAGGCGCGGCCGGCGTCGTCACCGACGGCGGCGTGCGCGACTTCGACCAGGTCGCAGAGATCGGCCTCCCCGTCTTCTCGCAGGGCGCGCACCCCTCGGTGCTCGGTCGCCGGCACGTGCCCTGGGAGGTCGACGTCACGATCGCCTGCGGCGGGGCGTCCGTGCAGCCCGGCGACATCGTCGTGGGCGATGGTGACGGCGTGATCGTGATCCCGCCCGCCCTCGCCGAGGAGATCGCGGACGCCGCGATCGCCCAGGAGCACGAGGATGCGTGGATCGCGACGCAGGTCGAAGCGGGGCATCCCGTCGACGGCCTGTTCCCCCTGAACGCCGAATGGCGCGCCCGGTACGAGGCGGAGACCGCCCCGCAGAACGAGACGGCCCCGCACACCGAGACGGGCACGAACGCATGA
- a CDS encoding HNH endonuclease signature motif containing protein, with amino-acid sequence MNSTAEFLDRVAADLAAVLRADALAGLSDAEKMQVLRAAGELARLVDAVVVETVGSVHQRPAGSGELAFCGRFGCRTMNELVQRVLRTDAAGAARVVKAGKIVRRDLDFSSGALLPARWPAMREALLDGAVGVAGLLAATGPVEQAGPRIGSADRLRADAELAEYARGLVAVEGDGAMDGDRGADAEREFDSGPPATPEDLKLLSRVIVTYLDPDGAEPAEERAMRARGIVLGRAKDGVIPIRGSLLPETAGQLQRIWDAYLNPKVDGPPAPATPLPDAGMAGGVRFAPSAEGATMGSVDDALLGEPLPRLNGNALPSDDALPSGDPGGMVDGRSRAQKQHDALAAALGIAARHSDMPSLGGAAPTLVVSVTAEDYASGRGWAQVDGIDTPVSLATARHTACGGSIQRVTSDPTGRIIGIDTTDRVFTAHQRRAITLRDRECLIPGCHVPAAWCEIHHVTEHSRGGPTTTDNGVTLCWHHHRTLDTSGWEIRMHNGTPHVRGPAWWDPHQKWRTPRPAPRTTTTAATETASSTSTATATSRAPATHRTRTPIRA; translated from the coding sequence ATGAACAGCACCGCCGAGTTTCTGGATCGGGTCGCCGCCGACCTGGCCGCGGTGCTGCGCGCAGACGCGCTGGCGGGGTTGTCGGATGCCGAGAAGATGCAGGTGCTCCGCGCCGCGGGTGAGCTCGCCCGTCTCGTCGACGCCGTCGTGGTGGAGACGGTCGGATCGGTCCATCAACGCCCGGCGGGATCGGGAGAATTGGCGTTCTGCGGTCGGTTCGGATGCCGGACGATGAACGAACTCGTCCAACGCGTACTCCGCACCGACGCGGCCGGGGCGGCACGGGTCGTGAAAGCCGGGAAGATCGTCCGACGGGACCTGGACTTCTCCTCCGGTGCGCTGCTTCCCGCCCGGTGGCCCGCTATGCGGGAAGCGCTGCTGGATGGGGCGGTCGGGGTCGCGGGGCTGCTCGCCGCGACCGGCCCCGTGGAGCAGGCGGGGCCGCGGATCGGGTCAGCGGACCGGTTGCGGGCGGACGCCGAGTTGGCGGAGTACGCCCGGGGACTCGTCGCCGTCGAGGGCGACGGGGCTATGGACGGAGACCGTGGTGCCGATGCCGAGCGCGAGTTCGATTCGGGCCCGCCGGCCACCCCGGAAGACTTGAAGCTGTTGTCGCGGGTGATCGTGACCTACCTCGACCCGGACGGTGCGGAACCTGCCGAAGAACGCGCGATGCGCGCCCGCGGGATCGTCCTCGGCCGCGCGAAGGACGGGGTGATACCGATCCGCGGGTCACTGCTGCCGGAGACGGCGGGGCAATTGCAACGCATCTGGGACGCGTACCTGAACCCGAAGGTCGACGGACCACCCGCCCCCGCGACCCCGCTCCCGGATGCGGGCATGGCCGGTGGGGTGCGGTTCGCCCCCTCCGCTGAGGGAGCGACGATGGGCTCGGTCGATGACGCCCTGCTCGGTGAACCGCTTCCCCGGCTCAACGGCAACGCTCTGCCGTCCGACGATGCCCTGCCCTCGGGCGACCCTGGTGGGATGGTCGATGGGCGGTCCCGGGCGCAGAAGCAGCACGACGCCCTCGCCGCCGCCCTCGGAATCGCCGCCCGCCACAGTGACATGCCCTCCCTCGGCGGCGCCGCCCCGACCCTGGTCGTGTCCGTGACCGCGGAGGACTACGCGTCCGGGCGGGGATGGGCGCAGGTCGACGGCATCGACACCCCGGTCTCCCTCGCCACCGCCCGGCACACAGCGTGCGGTGGCAGCATCCAACGCGTCACCTCCGACCCCACCGGTCGCATCATCGGCATCGACACCACCGACCGGGTATTCACCGCCCACCAACGCCGCGCGATCACCCTCCGTGACCGCGAATGCCTCATCCCCGGCTGCCACGTCCCCGCCGCCTGGTGCGAGATCCACCACGTCACCGAACACTCCCGCGGCGGACCCACCACCACCGACAACGGCGTCACCCTCTGCTGGCACCACCACCGCACCCTCGACACCTCCGGCTGGGAGATACGCATGCACAACGGCACACCCCACGTCCGCGGACCCGCCTGGTGGGACCCCCACCAAAAATGGCGAACACCCCGACCCGCACCCCGCACCACCACCACCGCCGCCACCGAGACCGCGAGCTCGACCTCGACCGCGACCGCGACCTCAAGAGCGCCAGCGACACACCGGACACGAACACCGATCCGCGCATGA
- a CDS encoding VOC family protein yields MDWKIELIFVPVSDVDRAKDFYVKIGFNADHDQTPTEGLRFVQMTPPGSACSIAFGTGLGLDLEPGQQNSIQVVVPDADEALAHLRGLGVDARGVEDLDWGRFVSFDDPDGNTWTLQELPDYGAQG; encoded by the coding sequence ATGGACTGGAAGATCGAACTCATCTTCGTGCCGGTGTCGGATGTCGACCGCGCGAAGGACTTCTACGTGAAGATCGGCTTCAACGCCGACCACGACCAGACCCCGACCGAGGGGCTGCGGTTCGTGCAGATGACTCCGCCGGGCTCGGCGTGCTCGATCGCGTTCGGCACCGGGCTGGGCCTGGATCTCGAGCCGGGTCAGCAGAACTCGATCCAGGTCGTCGTTCCGGATGCCGACGAGGCTCTCGCCCACCTGCGGGGCCTCGGGGTCGATGCCCGCGGCGTCGAGGATCTCGACTGGGGGCGGTTCGTGTCGTTCGACGACCCGGACGGCAACACCTGGACGCTGCAGGAGCTGCCCGACTACGGCGCGCAGGGCTGA
- a CDS encoding FAD-dependent monooxygenase yields MQFHHHGYVSGDPRVQDAAGTGIERPDDLPDEVDVLIVGSGPAGMLLAAQMSQYPGATTRIIEKRDGRLVLGQADGIQPRSVETFQAFGFAERITAEAYNIGWMNFWGPDPDDAAGIVRTARTADYAYDICEFPHLIVNQARVLDYFAEAAADGPARIVPDYGVAFEGLTVHNEGGYPVEVRVRYVAGARTGEERVIRAKYVAGCDGARSRVREAIGRIHVGDVAAHAWGVMDVLVNTDFPDWRTKCAINSRAGNILHIPREGGYLSRMYIDLGEVADDDDHRVRQTPIEEIIRRANAILHPYTLDVREVAWHSVYEVGHRVTDGFDDAPEDSGRSPRVFLTGDACHTHSAKAGQGMNVSMQDGFNLGWKLGSVLTGRAPEALLATYGAERRPVAQQLIDFDREWSSLMARKPEEISDPQELATYYLATAEFPSGFMTQYSASMITGSDAHQGLATGVPLGKRFRSAEVVRVGDGNVVHLGHHARADGRWRVYAFGDASGERLAAWAQAAAPLFERFTPADADADAVFDVKAVYQQPFEDVEVTTTPALFQPRTGPLGLVDWEKVYAAGPSKWTDVDIFAERGLSRDGVVVVVRPDQYVAAILPLDEAGVRELAEFLAEGMLQAR; encoded by the coding sequence ATGCAGTTCCACCACCACGGCTATGTCTCCGGCGACCCGCGCGTGCAGGATGCCGCGGGCACGGGTATCGAGCGACCCGATGACCTGCCCGACGAGGTCGACGTGCTCATCGTCGGCTCGGGGCCGGCGGGGATGCTGCTCGCGGCGCAGATGTCGCAGTATCCGGGCGCGACGACCCGCATCATCGAGAAGCGCGACGGACGGCTCGTGCTGGGTCAGGCCGACGGAATCCAGCCGCGCAGCGTCGAGACCTTCCAGGCGTTCGGGTTCGCCGAGCGCATCACCGCCGAGGCCTACAACATCGGATGGATGAACTTCTGGGGGCCCGATCCCGACGACGCCGCCGGCATCGTGCGCACGGCGCGCACCGCCGACTACGCCTACGACATCTGCGAATTCCCGCACCTGATCGTCAACCAGGCGCGCGTGCTCGACTACTTCGCCGAGGCGGCCGCCGACGGGCCCGCCCGCATCGTGCCCGATTACGGCGTCGCATTCGAGGGGCTGACCGTGCACAACGAGGGCGGGTACCCGGTCGAGGTGCGCGTGCGGTACGTCGCAGGAGCGCGGACGGGGGAGGAACGGGTCATCCGGGCGAAGTACGTCGCCGGATGCGACGGTGCTCGCAGTCGTGTGCGCGAGGCGATCGGTCGGATCCATGTGGGCGACGTCGCGGCGCACGCCTGGGGCGTCATGGACGTGCTGGTGAACACCGACTTCCCCGATTGGCGCACCAAGTGCGCGATCAACTCGCGCGCCGGGAACATCCTCCACATCCCGCGGGAGGGCGGCTATCTCAGTCGCATGTACATCGACCTCGGCGAAGTCGCGGACGACGACGACCACCGCGTGCGGCAGACGCCGATCGAGGAGATCATCCGTCGGGCGAATGCGATCCTGCACCCGTACACGCTCGACGTGCGCGAGGTGGCGTGGCACAGCGTCTACGAGGTCGGCCATCGCGTGACGGACGGATTCGACGACGCCCCCGAGGATTCCGGGCGCTCGCCGCGGGTGTTCCTGACCGGCGACGCCTGCCACACGCACAGCGCCAAGGCCGGGCAGGGTATGAACGTCTCGATGCAGGACGGCTTCAACCTCGGGTGGAAGCTCGGTTCGGTGCTCACCGGCCGCGCGCCCGAGGCGCTGCTCGCGACGTACGGCGCCGAGCGGCGGCCCGTCGCGCAGCAGCTCATCGACTTCGATCGCGAGTGGTCGAGCCTCATGGCGCGCAAGCCGGAGGAGATCTCGGACCCGCAGGAGCTCGCGACGTACTACCTCGCGACGGCCGAGTTCCCGTCGGGGTTCATGACGCAGTACTCGGCGTCGATGATCACCGGGTCGGATGCGCATCAGGGACTGGCCACCGGCGTCCCGCTCGGGAAGCGTTTCCGATCTGCGGAGGTCGTGCGGGTGGGCGACGGGAACGTGGTGCACCTCGGACACCACGCGCGCGCCGACGGGCGGTGGCGCGTCTACGCCTTCGGCGACGCGTCCGGTGAACGGTTGGCTGCGTGGGCGCAGGCTGCGGCACCGCTCTTCGAGCGATTCACCCCGGCGGATGCCGATGCGGACGCCGTGTTCGACGTGAAGGCCGTGTATCAGCAGCCCTTCGAGGACGTCGAGGTGACGACGACGCCGGCGCTGTTCCAGCCGCGGACCGGGCCGCTCGGTCTCGTCGACTGGGAGAAGGTGTACGCGGCGGGGCCCAGCAAGTGGACCGACGTCGACATCTTCGCCGAGCGGGGACTGTCGCGCGACGGCGTCGTCGTGGTTGTCCGACCCGACCAGTACGTCGCCGCGATCCTGCCGTTGGATGAAGCGGGCGTGCGGGAGCTGGCGGAGTTCCTGGCTGAAGGGATGCTGCAGGCGCGGTGA
- a CDS encoding PhzF family phenazine biosynthesis protein yields MPENPEILRYSAFAATPDGGNPAGIVLDAAGLDDERMRRIAADVGYSETAFVTERSEVDGVPHHRVRYFSPGAEVPFCGHATVATAVALAERDGAGTVVFETAAGPVALESVADAAGAITVSFTSVEPQVRELDPAVRDRLLDLLGLTVADVDPRFPVQESFAGNWHPIVFVADRELFHQFRFRPADIADLMRAQGWLGTVTVMHAHDSTAFEARNLFPVGRITEDPATGSAAASTGAYLREHGYAGETIRIRQGAHVGRPSELIVTIPESGGIVVAGGAFPLPADGS; encoded by the coding sequence ATGCCCGAGAACCCCGAGATCCTGCGCTACAGCGCGTTCGCCGCGACGCCCGACGGCGGCAACCCCGCGGGCATCGTGCTCGACGCCGCAGGTCTCGACGACGAGCGGATGCGGCGGATCGCCGCCGACGTCGGATACTCCGAGACCGCCTTCGTCACGGAGCGTTCCGAGGTCGATGGGGTGCCGCATCACCGAGTGCGGTACTTCTCGCCAGGAGCTGAAGTGCCGTTCTGCGGTCACGCCACGGTGGCGACGGCGGTCGCCCTCGCCGAACGTGACGGGGCGGGAACGGTCGTATTCGAGACCGCGGCGGGGCCGGTGGCCCTGGAGTCGGTGGCGGATGCCGCGGGCGCGATCACCGTGTCCTTCACGAGCGTCGAGCCGCAGGTGCGCGAGCTCGACCCGGCGGTACGCGATCGCTTGCTGGACCTGCTGGGTCTCACCGTCGCCGACGTCGATCCGCGGTTCCCCGTGCAGGAGTCATTCGCCGGCAACTGGCATCCGATCGTCTTCGTCGCCGATCGGGAGCTGTTCCACCAGTTCCGCTTCCGTCCCGCCGACATCGCCGATCTGATGCGCGCGCAGGGCTGGCTCGGAACGGTGACGGTGATGCACGCACACGATTCGACCGCGTTCGAGGCTCGCAATCTCTTCCCGGTCGGACGCATCACCGAGGATCCGGCGACGGGATCCGCGGCGGCTTCGACCGGCGCGTATCTGCGGGAGCACGGATACGCAGGAGAGACGATTCGCATCCGCCAGGGCGCGCACGTCGGTCGGCCGAGTGAGTTGATCGTGACGATCCCGGAGTCCGGCGGCATCGTCGTGGCGGGCGGCGCCTTCCCGCTTCCCGCCGACGGTTCCTGA
- a CDS encoding thiamine pyrophosphate-binding protein: MPSVSAHVALTLAQHIDAVFGVMGNGNAYFLDAIETQTDAVFTAVRHEQGAVVAADAHFRASGRIAAGTSTYGAGFTNTLTALAEAVQAHVPLVLVVGDEPTSGPRPWDVDQIALASAVGARTYTVGRADAAATTVIAIEHALTYRVPVVLAIPYDVAALEAGSVPPAPEPRVPAPLAPSGEFAEGMLDEIAAALSTAERPFLLAGRGAWLSGASAALGELAASTGALTASTALGRGVFPDTRFDLGVTGGFGAEGAMELIREADVAVVFGAGLNQFTMRFGALFAPGTKVFQIDIAPAATHAHVGGFVRADARLAAEALVERVTGSIGAPWRESVDVTAARAYDHGDDLAPDGRLDPRSAARRIAALLPEDRVVVSDGGHFIGWANMYWPVAAPDRMMMIGTAFQSIGQGWPSVVGAALARRDATVVLTSGDGGGLMAIADLESAVRAAAGRGAAVIWNDAAYGAEVNLYGLKGLAEAPMRIPEVDFAAFAAAVGAEGVVVRTLADLDRLESWAAEDPATRRFLLLDLRISGDVIAPYQQEIIRVNS; encoded by the coding sequence ATGCCCTCCGTCTCCGCGCACGTCGCGCTCACCCTCGCCCAGCACATCGACGCCGTCTTCGGGGTGATGGGAAACGGCAACGCCTACTTCCTCGACGCGATCGAGACGCAGACGGATGCCGTCTTCACCGCCGTACGCCACGAACAGGGTGCCGTGGTCGCCGCCGACGCGCACTTCCGCGCCTCGGGCCGGATCGCCGCGGGCACCTCCACCTACGGCGCCGGATTCACGAACACGCTCACGGCGCTGGCGGAGGCGGTGCAGGCGCACGTGCCGCTCGTGCTCGTGGTCGGCGACGAGCCGACGTCCGGACCGCGTCCGTGGGACGTCGACCAGATCGCCCTCGCCTCGGCGGTCGGTGCGCGCACCTATACCGTGGGCCGCGCCGACGCGGCGGCGACGACCGTCATCGCGATCGAGCACGCGCTCACCTACCGCGTGCCCGTCGTGCTCGCGATCCCCTACGACGTCGCGGCGTTGGAGGCGGGGTCCGTCCCACCGGCGCCGGAGCCGCGGGTGCCGGCCCCGCTCGCACCGAGCGGGGAGTTCGCCGAGGGGATGCTCGACGAGATCGCCGCCGCTCTGTCCACGGCCGAGCGGCCGTTCCTGCTGGCCGGCCGCGGCGCCTGGCTATCGGGAGCGAGCGCCGCGCTGGGCGAGCTCGCAGCGTCCACCGGCGCGCTCACGGCATCCACCGCCCTCGGCCGCGGAGTCTTCCCCGACACTCGTTTCGACCTGGGCGTCACGGGCGGTTTCGGGGCCGAGGGCGCGATGGAGCTGATCCGCGAGGCCGATGTCGCCGTCGTGTTCGGCGCGGGACTGAACCAGTTCACGATGCGCTTCGGCGCGCTGTTCGCTCCCGGTACGAAGGTGTTCCAGATCGACATCGCTCCGGCGGCCACGCACGCCCACGTCGGCGGTTTCGTCCGGGCCGACGCACGTCTCGCGGCCGAGGCACTGGTGGAGCGGGTGACGGGTTCGATCGGTGCGCCATGGCGTGAGAGCGTCGACGTCACCGCCGCGCGGGCGTACGACCACGGCGACGATCTCGCCCCCGACGGGCGTCTCGACCCCCGCTCCGCGGCCCGGCGCATCGCCGCGCTGCTGCCCGAGGACCGCGTGGTCGTCTCGGACGGCGGGCATTTCATCGGCTGGGCGAACATGTACTGGCCGGTCGCCGCGCCCGACCGGATGATGATGATCGGCACGGCCTTCCAGTCGATCGGACAGGGCTGGCCGAGCGTCGTCGGTGCCGCTCTCGCCCGGCGCGACGCCACCGTCGTGCTCACCTCGGGCGACGGCGGCGGACTCATGGCGATCGCCGATCTCGAGTCCGCGGTACGTGCAGCCGCCGGTCGCGGGGCGGCGGTGATCTGGAACGACGCCGCCTACGGTGCCGAGGTCAACCTGTACGGATTGAAGGGGCTCGCCGAGGCGCCGATGCGCATTCCCGAGGTCGACTTCGCCGCCTTCGCCGCAGCGGTCGGCGCCGAGGGCGTCGTCGTGCGCACGCTCGCGGATCTCGATCGCCTGGAATCGTGGGCTGCCGAAGACCCCGCGACCCGCCGCTTCCTGCTGCTCGACCTGCGCATCTCGGGTGACGTGATCGCGCCGTACCAGCAGGAGATCATCCGCGTGAACTCGTAG
- a CDS encoding MFS transporter: MSGQSQAGFTPTGTIATAADRRRVVFATVVGTTVEWYDFFIYATAVGLVFGQLFFAPLGADSALIAFATVGVSFLFRPLGAFLAGHYGDKLGRKTVLMWTLILMGLATALIGLLPTYETIGITAPVLLVLLRILQGISAGGEWGGAVLMAVEHAPRAKRGIFGASPQIGVPLGLLLASGVMALMTVIAPGDQFLAWGWRVPFLLSVVLILVGYYVRRRVEESPVFAELAERKEKAKMPIVQLFRKHALLVIIAALVFAGNNAVGYMTTGGYIQGYTTNPEGPIGLERGPVLWAVAGSAVTWLISTLVAGWICDRIGRRTTYIIGWVLQLGGVFALFPLVNTGEIGLVFAGLAILTIGLGFTYGPQAALYTELFPASIRFSGVSISYAIGAIAGGAFAPTIATAIVSATGSTQAVTWYLAGMTVIGLIATLLLRDRSGIPLGPDHEEEQAVSPIHGLARA; encoded by the coding sequence ATGAGCGGTCAGTCACAGGCGGGTTTCACACCCACCGGAACCATCGCGACGGCGGCCGACCGTCGCCGCGTCGTCTTCGCCACGGTGGTCGGGACCACCGTCGAGTGGTACGACTTCTTCATCTACGCCACGGCCGTCGGGCTCGTGTTCGGGCAGCTGTTCTTCGCGCCGCTCGGCGCCGACAGCGCCCTGATCGCGTTCGCCACGGTCGGTGTGAGCTTCCTCTTCCGCCCGCTCGGAGCGTTCCTCGCCGGCCACTACGGCGACAAGCTCGGACGCAAGACGGTGCTCATGTGGACGCTCATCCTCATGGGTCTCGCGACCGCGCTGATCGGACTGCTGCCGACCTACGAGACGATCGGCATCACCGCCCCGGTGCTGCTCGTCCTGCTGCGCATCCTGCAGGGCATCTCGGCCGGCGGCGAGTGGGGCGGCGCGGTGCTCATGGCCGTCGAGCACGCCCCGCGCGCCAAGCGCGGCATCTTCGGCGCCTCGCCGCAGATCGGTGTTCCGCTCGGTCTGCTGCTGGCCTCGGGTGTTATGGCGCTCATGACGGTGATCGCGCCGGGCGACCAGTTCCTCGCGTGGGGCTGGCGCGTACCGTTCCTGCTCAGCGTCGTGCTGATCCTCGTGGGCTACTACGTGCGTCGCCGCGTCGAGGAGAGTCCGGTGTTCGCCGAACTCGCGGAGCGCAAGGAGAAGGCGAAGATGCCGATCGTGCAGCTGTTCCGCAAGCACGCGCTGCTCGTGATCATCGCCGCGCTCGTGTTCGCGGGCAACAACGCCGTCGGCTACATGACCACCGGCGGCTACATCCAGGGATACACGACCAACCCCGAGGGTCCGATCGGGCTCGAGCGCGGTCCGGTGCTGTGGGCCGTCGCGGGATCGGCGGTCACCTGGCTGATCAGCACGCTCGTCGCGGGCTGGATCTGCGACCGCATCGGCCGCCGCACGACCTACATCATCGGCTGGGTGCTGCAGCTCGGCGGCGTGTTCGCGCTGTTCCCGCTCGTGAACACCGGGGAGATCGGGCTCGTCTTCGCGGGCCTCGCGATCCTCACGATCGGCCTCGGCTTCACGTACGGCCCGCAGGCGGCGCTGTACACGGAGCTGTTCCCGGCCAGCATCCGCTTCTCGGGCGTCTCGATCTCGTACGCGATCGGTGCCATCGCCGGAGGCGCGTTCGCCCCGACCATCGCGACGGCCATCGTGTCGGCGACCGGTTCGACGCAGGCCGTCACCTGGTACCTCGCCGGCATGACCGTGATCGGACTCATCGCGACGCTGCTGCTGCGTGACCGTTCCGGCATTCCGCTCGGCCCGGATCACGAGGAGGAGCAGGCCGTGAGCCCGATCCACGGACTCGCCCGGGCCTGA